The segment TTCCAAGTAACACTTACTTTCTTTTACAAAATACAAAAAAACCAGATTCAAGACTAAAGAGTACAAAATTTATTCAAAATTTAATAAAAAAAGATTTAGCAATTGAAACCTCATTTTCATTGCCCGATATCTGGGATTTTGAAGGCCAGAAAAGATACTTAGAATTCACAGCAAATTCGATGAATATTCATTTAGGTAAAGGGACCGCTGATTTAATTATTGATTCAGTAGGAAATGATAGTTTTAACTTAGCTAGCGAATTATCTAAAGCAAAGATATATCTATCTGCAATAAATAATAACGAAAACAAAGGACTTATTCTAGAAAGTGATGTTGTAAAAAAAATATTCAATGATCAACAGTCAAATATCTTTAAAATAATCGATCATCTATTACAAAATAGTATTAGTGATGGTCTTATAGAAATCTATTATTTATTAAAAAAAGGGGAACCTGCTTTAAGGCTCAATGCGGGATTAATAAGTCAAATCAGAATGCATACCATAGTAAAATTACTTCATAAATCTGGTGAGCAAGATTTATCAAAAATATGCAAACTTGCAAATATATCTAACCCAAAAAGAATTTTTTTTATCCGTAAAAAAGTAAACAATATATCCTCAGATTTCTTAATTAAATTGATGAGTAATTTATTAGATATTGAATCATCACTAAAAAAAGGCAATAATCCTATTAATGTATTTGCGGAAAATCTCGTTAACTTAAGTTAATCAAATATTAAGTTTAATAATTTATATTATGATTTAAATATGGCTTTATTAATCAAAAAATTTGGCGGCACATCGGTTGAAGATATCACAAAAATTAAGGCGATTGCACAAAGTATTATTCAAAGTAAAGAAGCTGGAAATGATATCGTCGTAGTTGTATCTGCAATGGGTCATTCTACAGATCACTTAAATAAGTTAGCAGAATCAATCAGCAAAAATCCCAATAGCCGAGAATTAGATATGCTCCTCTCTACAGGGGAGCAAGTAACTATGGCACTTCTATCAATGTCATTAAATGAATATGGGATTCCTGCAATATCTTTGACAGGTAGCCAAGTGGGAATTGTTACTGAATCAATTCATGGAAAAGCGAGAATTCTAGATATCAAAACAGAACGCATACAAAACTATATTAATCAAGGTTATGTAGTAGTAGTTGCAGGGTTTCAAGGCTCAACGCTTAGTCATACTGGATCAATGGAAATCACAACTTTGGGAAGAGGGGGTTCAGATACTTCAGCAGTAGCACTATCCACAGCATTAGGTGCAGAAACTTGCGAGATATATACAGATGTTCCTGGAGTTCTTACCACTGATCCAAGAATTGTACCTAATGCAAAATTGTTAGATATTATTAGTTGTGAAGAGATGCTAGAACTTGCGAGTGTGGGTGCTTCAGTACTTCATCCAAGAGCTGTAGAAATTGCTCGCAATTATGGAATTAAATTATATGTAAAATCGAGCCAAGCCCTCTCAAATGGCACTCTTCTACATAGCAAAATTAAACCATTAGCTTTAAAAAGAGGAGGGTTAGAATTAACAAAAACTGTTAATAGTCTTGAAGTATTAGAAAAGCAAACCGTATTTAGTATTTCCAAACTCCCTGACAGACCTGGAATTGCAGCTCAAATATTTGAAACCTTGTCTAAAGCGAACATTAATGTTGATTTAATAATCCAAGCTACACATGATGGGAAGAGTAATGATATTGCATTTACAGTTAATGATTTTGAGTTAACCAAAACAATTGATCAATGTAAATTAATAACAAAACAATTAGGTGGCGAATATGATTTCAAAAAAAATATGACTAAATTAAGTATTCAAGGAGCTGGAATAATGGGGAGACCAAGTGTATCAGCTGATTTATTTGATACTTTATTCCAAGCAAACATAAATGTAAGATTAATAGCTACCAGCGAAATCAAAGTCAGCTGCGTAATTGATATTGAAAATATTTCAAAAGCTATTAGATTTGTCAGTGAAAAATTTAAATTATCTGATAAACAAATATTTATTAACCCAGTAATTGAGAGTGAAGATCAGCCTGAGGTAAGAGGAATTGCATTAGATAAAAATCAAGTTCAAGTTAGCATTAGGAACCTACCTGATAAACCTGGGGTGGCAGCTTCAATATGTTTAGCTCTCGCAGAGAATAATTTAATTTTTGATACTATTGTGCAATCTGAAAGGTTAACATCTTTAAAAACCAAAGACATAAGTTTCACCATGAGCAAGCAAGATAGAGAAAGAGCTAATACAATTTTCCACTCTTTAACAAAAAAATTGGCAGGATCATTCATCGAAGATGGACCAGCTATAGCTAAAGTAAGCACAGTTGGAGCTGGAATGGCATTTAAGGTTGGAACAGCTGGGAAAATTTTTAGAGCACTTGCTAATAAAAATATTAATATTGAAATGATTGCTACAAGTGAAATAAGAACTTCTTGTATCGTCTTAGAACAAGATTGTGACCAAGCAGTTAATGCAATTCATTCTTATTTTCAATTAGATAAATAAATAATTATTTAAGTATTTCTAGATAATTTTTGCCTGAGTTTCTTAATTCTATCTCTAAGATTTGCAGCCTCTTCAAAATTTAGTTCTTTTGCTGCATCTTTCATTTTATTTTCTAACTTATCAATTAAGCTAGGCATTTCATCTAGTAAACATTGATTATCTTTAGCATTTAAAATATCGTCCGTTTTATTACTAACAATGTTTATCAGATCTTTAGATAATCCTCCAGTATCTAATTTTCTGGAAAGCTCTAAAAAAGATAATATTGAATTTTCAATTTTCTTACCTGCAGGTTTTGGAGTAATGCCATTGATTTGATTATATTTTTTTTGGATAGTTCTTCTTCTATCAGTTTCAGATATCGCTCTTTTCATTGATTCAGTAAAGTTATCTGCATAAAGTAAAGCAACCCCCTCAACATGTCTTGCCGCTCTTCCAATAGTTTGAATTAGGGATCGCTCTGCTCTCAAAAAGCCCTCTTTATCTGCATCTAAAATAGCAACCAAAGAAACTTCAGGGAGATCAAGACCTTCTCTTAGCAAATTTACTCCAACCAGTACATCATATTCACCCAATCTAAGATCTTGAATAATCTCTATCCTTTCAATCGAATGAATTTCAGAATGCAAATATCTCACCCTTACTTTATTGTCAGATAAAAAATCCGTAAGATCTTCTGCCATCCTTTTTGTAAGAGTAGTAACCAATACTCTCTGGTTCTTTTTAGCTCTAACTCTTATTTCTGATAAAAGATCATCTATTTGTCCATCACTAGGCCTTACATCAATTATGGGATCTAAAACCCCTGTAGGTCTAATAACCTGTTCAATAAACTTGCCTTCGCATTGATCCAACTCCCATTGGCCAGGGGTTGCACTAATAAACAATGTCTGTCTGGATTTTTCCCAAAACTCTTCACACTTTAAAGGTCTATTATCTGCAGCACTCGGTAATCTAAAACCATGATCTATTAATACTTTTTTTCTAGCTTGATCTCCGTTATACATTGCATGTAATTGCGGACATGTTACGTGACTTTCATCAACTACTAATAACCAATCTTTTGGAAAATAATCTATTAGACATTCTGGAGGAGTTCCTTCTTCTCTACCAGCCAAATGACGTGCATAATTTTCAACACCATTACAATATCCAACTTCTCTTAGCATTTCCAAATCATATTTTGTGCGCTGCTCTAAACGCTGCGCCTCCAACAACTTGCCTTCATAAGCAAATTTATCGAGTTGTTCTTTTAATTCATTTCTAATAGCACTAATAGCGGAATCTAGTCTCTCTTTTGGAGTGACAAAATGCTTGGCTGGATAAACACTCACTTGATCAAGACTCTCAAGAATCTCTCCAGTTAATGGATCAACAAATCTAATAGCCTCAATCTCATCTCCAAATAATTCAATTCTTATCAATCTGTCTTCATAAGCTGGTCCAATTTCTAATACATCTCCCTTAATTCTAAATCTACCTCTCGTAATTTCTGTATCATTTCTTGTATATTGATTATCCACAAGCGCTCTTAGAGAAGAACGTAAATCTATAGATTCACCAACAGCAAATTTAACAGCAGCTTTTAAATATTCACTTGGTATTCCTAAACCATAAATACAACTAATAGATGCAACAACAATTACATCCTTCCTTTCAAATAATGATCTAGTTGCCGAATGCCTAAGCATATCAATCTCTTCATTAATTGAAGCAGTTTTTGCTATGTAAGTATCGCTTACTGGTACATAA is part of the Prochlorococcus marinus subsp. pastoris str. CCMP1986 genome and harbors:
- a CDS encoding aspartate kinase, which gives rise to MALLIKKFGGTSVEDITKIKAIAQSIIQSKEAGNDIVVVVSAMGHSTDHLNKLAESISKNPNSRELDMLLSTGEQVTMALLSMSLNEYGIPAISLTGSQVGIVTESIHGKARILDIKTERIQNYINQGYVVVVAGFQGSTLSHTGSMEITTLGRGGSDTSAVALSTALGAETCEIYTDVPGVLTTDPRIVPNAKLLDIISCEEMLELASVGASVLHPRAVEIARNYGIKLYVKSSQALSNGTLLHSKIKPLALKRGGLELTKTVNSLEVLEKQTVFSISKLPDRPGIAAQIFETLSKANINVDLIIQATHDGKSNDIAFTVNDFELTKTIDQCKLITKQLGGEYDFKKNMTKLSIQGAGIMGRPSVSADLFDTLFQANINVRLIATSEIKVSCVIDIENISKAIRFVSEKFKLSDKQIFINPVIESEDQPEVRGIALDKNQVQVSIRNLPDKPGVAASICLALAENNLIFDTIVQSERLTSLKTKDISFTMSKQDRERANTIFHSLTKKLAGSFIEDGPAIAKVSTVGAGMAFKVGTAGKIFRALANKNINIEMIATSEIRTSCIVLEQDCDQAVNAIHSYFQLDK
- the uvrB gene encoding excinuclease ABC subunit UvrB; this translates as MNNYKLQAPYQPNGDQPKAIKKLVQGVNSGEEFQTLLGATGTGKTFTIANVIQQTGRPALILAHNKTLAAQLCNELRQFFPKNAVEYFISYYDYYQPEAYVPVSDTYIAKTASINEEIDMLRHSATRSLFERKDVIVVASISCIYGLGIPSEYLKAAVKFAVGESIDLRSSLRALVDNQYTRNDTEITRGRFRIKGDVLEIGPAYEDRLIRIELFGDEIEAIRFVDPLTGEILESLDQVSVYPAKHFVTPKERLDSAISAIRNELKEQLDKFAYEGKLLEAQRLEQRTKYDLEMLREVGYCNGVENYARHLAGREEGTPPECLIDYFPKDWLLVVDESHVTCPQLHAMYNGDQARKKVLIDHGFRLPSAADNRPLKCEEFWEKSRQTLFISATPGQWELDQCEGKFIEQVIRPTGVLDPIIDVRPSDGQIDDLLSEIRVRAKKNQRVLVTTLTKRMAEDLTDFLSDNKVRVRYLHSEIHSIERIEIIQDLRLGEYDVLVGVNLLREGLDLPEVSLVAILDADKEGFLRAERSLIQTIGRAARHVEGVALLYADNFTESMKRAISETDRRRTIQKKYNQINGITPKPAGKKIENSILSFLELSRKLDTGGLSKDLINIVSNKTDDILNAKDNQCLLDEMPSLIDKLENKMKDAAKELNFEEAANLRDRIKKLRQKLSRNT
- the holA gene encoding DNA polymerase III subunit delta, which translates into the protein MPIQIIWGNDLNASNKFIKQIIDEKVSKTWGEINISYLNGDDDNQIKQAFDEILTPPLGDGSRVVVLKNNPLFTNKNEEIRLKFEKIYQNIPSNTYFLLQNTKKPDSRLKSTKFIQNLIKKDLAIETSFSLPDIWDFEGQKRYLEFTANSMNIHLGKGTADLIIDSVGNDSFNLASELSKAKIYLSAINNNENKGLILESDVVKKIFNDQQSNIFKIIDHLLQNSISDGLIEIYYLLKKGEPALRLNAGLISQIRMHTIVKLLHKSGEQDLSKICKLANISNPKRIFFIRKKVNNISSDFLIKLMSNLLDIESSLKKGNNPINVFAENLVNLS